From Numida meleagris isolate 19003 breed g44 Domestic line unplaced genomic scaffold, NumMel1.0 unplaced_Scaffold628, whole genome shotgun sequence, the proteins below share one genomic window:
- the LOC110391911 gene encoding uncharacterized protein LOC110391911 isoform X2: MGPVAVSRCWCGAGHGVTGMSQCWCGAGRGVTVLAWGRSWCCHGVVTGPVVVSRCWCGAGCGVAMGPVTVLRCCHGVGMGPVVMSRCWCGASHGVVTVLAWGRSRCHGDVTVLSRGQSWCHGVVTGPVMVSRCWCGAGRDVTVLVWGRSRCHGDVTVLAWGWSWCHGVGVGPVVVSRCWCGAGHGVAMGPVAVLQCWCGAGHGVTGMSQCWRGAGRGVTVLSRGQSWCHGVGVGPVTVLSRCWCGAGRDVTVLVWGQSWCCHGVGVGPVVVLAWGWSWCHGVVTGPVMVSRCWRGAGRGVTVLVWGRSRCHGDVTVLSRGRSWCHGVGVGLVTVLPWGRSRCHGVGVGPVAVSRGCHSVGVGLVVVSRCWCGASHGVVMVLSRSRLWCHGVGVGPVAVLVWGRSRCHGVVTVLAWASRGVTVLSQCCHGASRGVTVLVWGRSRCHGDVTVLSRGWSRCHGVGMGPVVVLAWGWS; encoded by the exons tcacggtgttgtcacgggGCCAGTCGTGGTGTCACGGTGTTGGTGTGGGGCTGGTTGCGGTGTTGCCATGGGGCCGGTCACGGTGTTacggtgttgtcacggtgttggcATGGGGCCGGTCGTGATGTCACGGTGTTGGTGTGGGGCCAGTCAtggtgttgtcacggtgttggcATGGGGCCGGTCGCGGTGTCACGGGgatgtcacggtgttgtcacgggGCCAGTCGTGGTGTCATGGTGTTGTCACGGGGCCGGTCATGGTGTCACGGTGTTGGTGTGGGGCCGGTCGTGATGTCACGGTGTTGGTGTGGGGCCGGTCACGGTGTCACGGGGATGTCACGGTGTTGGCGTGGGGCTGGTCGTGGTGTCACGGTGTTGGCGTGGGGCCAGTCGTGGTGTCACGGTGTTGGTGTGGGGCTGGTCACGGTGTTGCCATGGGGCCGGTCGCGGTGTTACAGTGTTGGTGTGGGGCCGGTCATGGTGTCACGGGGATGTCACAGTGTTGGCGTGGGGCTG GTCGTggtgtcacggtgttgtcacgggGCCAGTCGTGGTGTCACGGTGTTGGCGTGGGGCCggtcacggtgttgtcacggtgttggtG TGGGGCCGGTCGTGATGTCACGGTGTTGGTGTGGGGCCAGTCAtggtgttgtcacggtgttggcGTGGGGCCGGTCGTGGTGTTGGCATGGGGCTGGTCGTGGTGTCATGGTGTTGTCACGGGGCCGGTCATGGTGTCACGGTGTTGGCGTGGGGCTGGTCGTGGTGTCACGGTGTTGGTGTGGGGCCGGTCGCGGTGTCACGGGGATGTCACGGTGTTG TCACGGGGCCGGTCGTGGTGTCACGGTGTTGGCGTGGGGCTGGTCACGGTGTTGCCATGGGGCCGGTCGCGGTGTCACGGTGTTGGTGTGGGGCCAGTCGCGGTGTCACGGGGATGTCACAGTGTTGGCGTGGGGCTGGTCGTGGTGTCACGGTGTTGGTGTGGGGCCAGTCACGGTGTTGTCATGGTGTTGTCACGGAGCCGGTTGTGGTGTCACGGTGTTGGCGTGGGGCCGGTCGCGGTGTTGGTGTGGGGCCGGTCACggtgtcacggtgttgtcacggtgttggcGTGGGCCAGTCGCggtgtcacggtgttgtcacagtgttgtcaCGGGGCCAGTCGTGGTGTCACGGTGTTG GTGTGGGGCCGGTCACGGTGTCACGGGgatgtcacggtgttgtcacgggGCTGGTCGCGGTGTCACGGTGTTGGCATGGGGCCGGTCGTGGTGTTGGCATGGGGCTGGTCGTGA
- the LOC110391911 gene encoding fibroin heavy chain-like isoform X1, translated as MGPVAVSRCWCGAGHGVTGMSQCWCGAGRGVTVLAWGRSWCCHGVVTGPVVVSRCWCGAGCGVAMGPVTVLRCCHGVGMGPVVMSRCWCGASHGVVTVLAWGRSRCHGDVTVLSRGQSWCHGVVTGPVMVSRCWCGAGRDVTVLVWGRSRCHGDVTVLAWGWSWCHGVGVGPVVVSRCWCGAGHGVAMGPVAVLQCWCGAGHGVTGMSQCWRGAGRGVTVLSRGQSWCHGVGVGPVTVLSRCWCGAGRDVTVLVWGQSWCCHGVGVGPVVVLAWGWSWCHGVVTGPVMVSRCWRGAGRGVTVLVWGRSRCHGDVTVLSRGRSWCHGVGVGLVTVLPWGRSRCHGVGVGPVAVSRGCHSVGVGLVVVSRCWCGASHGVVMVLSRSRLWCHGVGVGPVAVLVWGRSRCHGVVTVLAWASRGVTVLSQCCHGASRGVTVLVWGRSWCHGVGVGPVAVSRGCHGVVTGPVALSRCWCGAGHGVGVGPVAVSRGCHSVVTGPVMVLSMCWCGAGRGVTGMSRCCHGAGHGVTVLVWGRSRCHGDVTGMSRCWCGAGHGVTVLSRGQSWCHGVGVGLVTVLVWGRSRCHGDVTVLVWGRS; from the exons tcacggtgttgtcacgggGCCAGTCGTGGTGTCACGGTGTTGGTGTGGGGCTGGTTGCGGTGTTGCCATGGGGCCGGTCACGGTGTTacggtgttgtcacggtgttggcATGGGGCCGGTCGTGATGTCACGGTGTTGGTGTGGGGCCAGTCAtggtgttgtcacggtgttggcATGGGGCCGGTCGCGGTGTCACGGGgatgtcacggtgttgtcacgggGCCAGTCGTGGTGTCATGGTGTTGTCACGGGGCCGGTCATGGTGTCACGGTGTTGGTGTGGGGCCGGTCGTGATGTCACGGTGTTGGTGTGGGGCCGGTCACGGTGTCACGGGGATGTCACGGTGTTGGCGTGGGGCTGGTCGTGGTGTCACGGTGTTGGCGTGGGGCCAGTCGTGGTGTCACGGTGTTGGTGTGGGGCTGGTCACGGTGTTGCCATGGGGCCGGTCGCGGTGTTACAGTGTTGGTGTGGGGCCGGTCATGGTGTCACGGGGATGTCACAGTGTTGGCGTGGGGCTG GTCGTggtgtcacggtgttgtcacgggGCCAGTCGTGGTGTCACGGTGTTGGCGTGGGGCCggtcacggtgttgtcacggtgttggtG TGGGGCCGGTCGTGATGTCACGGTGTTGGTGTGGGGCCAGTCAtggtgttgtcacggtgttggcGTGGGGCCGGTCGTGGTGTTGGCATGGGGCTGGTCGTGGTGTCATGGTGTTGTCACGGGGCCGGTCATGGTGTCACGGTGTTGGCGTGGGGCTGGTCGTGGTGTCACGGTGTTGGTGTGGGGCCGGTCGCGGTGTCACGGGGATGTCACGGTGTTG TCACGGGGCCGGTCGTGGTGTCACGGTGTTGGCGTGGGGCTGGTCACGGTGTTGCCATGGGGCCGGTCGCGGTGTCACGGTGTTGGTGTGGGGCCAGTCGCGGTGTCACGGGGATGTCACAGTGTTGGCGTGGGGCTGGTCGTGGTGTCACGGTGTTGGTGTGGGGCCAGTCACGGTGTTGTCATGGTGTTGTCACGGAGCCGGTTGTGGTGTCACGGTGTTGGCGTGGGGCCGGTCGCGGTGTTGGTGTGGGGCCGGTCACggtgtcacggtgttgtcacggtgttggcGTGGGCCAGTCGCggtgtcacggtgttgtcacagtgttgtcaCGGGGCCAGTCGTGGTGTCACGGTGTTGGTGTGGGGCCGGTCATGGTGTCACGGTGTTGGTGTGGGGCCGGTCGCGGTGTCACGGGgatgtcacggtgttgtcacgggGCCGGTCGCGTTGTCACGGTGTTGGTGTGGGGCCGGTCACGGTGTTGGTGTGGGGCCGGTCGCGGTGTCACGGGGATGTCACAGTGTTGTCACGGGGCCAGTCATGGTGTTGTCAATGTGCTGGTGTGGGGCTGGACGCGGTGTCACGGGgatgtcacggtgttgtcacgggGCCGGTCATGGTGTCACGGTGTTGGTGTGGGGCCGGTCGCGGTGTCACGGGGATGTCACGGGGATGTCACGGTGTTGGTGTGGGGCTGGTCATggtgtcacggtgttgtcacgggGCCAGTCGTGGTGTCACGGTGTTGGTGTGGGGCTG GTCACGGTGTTGGTGTGGGGCCGGTCACGGTGTCACGGGGATGTCACAGTGTTGGTGTGGGGCCGGTCGTga